The Ahaetulla prasina isolate Xishuangbanna chromosome 4, ASM2864084v1, whole genome shotgun sequence genome has a window encoding:
- the LOC131196776 gene encoding serine protease 27-like isoform X2: MRKTKEGDKEICSGVMGHHQQGLGRRLLLLVLLQMMTICRKQGYLNRIVGGTDSQDGEWPWQVSIKLNGEHHCGGSLVTDRWIITASHCFSLINNPSNFTVLVGALKLSDPGPHSIIASVKRIILNPTYEGDSRIGDIALIQLELRLPLIQQISPICVPNANIHFHPGQKCWVTGWGNIRSKEGRQNSDILQKLEVPIISTKKCNSLYRQDSRQPRASREIKEDMLCAGFAAGQRDACQGDSGGPLACRMEDFWFIAGVVSWGDGCAQKNRPGVYARVAYYQKWIHSQIPELRDTHWSRVNNNSISDSASAGSFSFISLFAATIVLLLLSQQTF; the protein is encoded by the exons ATGAGGAAAACGAAGGAAGGAGACAAAGAAATCTGCAGTGGTGTTATGGGCCACCACCAGCAAGGGCTAGGGAGAAGATTGCTGCTACTGGTCCTCCTGCAAATGATGACAA TTTGTAGAAAACAGGGATATCTGAACCGGATTGTAGGGGGTACCGATTCCCAGGATGGAGAGTGGCCTTGGCAAGTGAGCATCAAGTTGAATGGGGAACATCACTGTGGTGGTTCTCTTGTCACAGATCGGTGGATCATCACAGCCTCACATTGTTTTAGTTT GATCAACAATCCTTCCAATTTTACCGTACTAGTTGGAGCACTGAAGCTTTCAGACCCAGGGCCTCATTCAATCATAGCCTCCGTGAAGCGCATTATTCTCAATCCCACCTATGAAGGGGATTCAAGGATTGGAGACATTGCCCTTATCCAACTGGAGCTGCGACTGCCTCTCATCCAACAGATCAGCCCCATCTGTGTCCCCAATGCTAATATCCACTTCCACCCAGGACAGAAGTGTTGGGTCACTGGCTGGGGAAACATTCGAAGCAAAG AAGGACGGCAGAACTCTGATATATTACAAAAGCTAGAAGTTCCCATAATCAGCACAAAAAAATGCAACTCTCTCTACCGCCAGGACTCTAGACAGCCCAGGGCCTCAAGAGAAATTAAAGAAGATATGTTATGTGCTGGCTTTGCAGCTGGACAACGGGATGCTTGCCAG GGTGATTCAGGTGGCCCACTGGCCTGCCGGATGGAAGATTTTTGGTTTATTGCAGGAGTAGTGAGCTGGGGAGATGGATGCGCCCAGAAGAATCGTCCTGGAGTTTATGCAAGAGTAGCGTACTACCAGAAATGGATCCACAGTCAAATACCAGAGCTCAGAGACACCCATTGGTCAAGGGTAAACAACAATAGTATCAGTGACAGTGCCTCTGCTGGCAGTTTCAGTTTCATCTCCCTCTTTGCTGCCACTATTGTTTTGCTGCTATTATCTCAGcagactttttaa
- the LOC131196776 gene encoding serine protease 27-like isoform X1: protein MRKTKEGDKEICSGVMGHHQQGLGRRLLLLVLLQMMTNVEPSYATRVCRKQGYLNRIVGGTDSQDGEWPWQVSIKLNGEHHCGGSLVTDRWIITASHCFSLINNPSNFTVLVGALKLSDPGPHSIIASVKRIILNPTYEGDSRIGDIALIQLELRLPLIQQISPICVPNANIHFHPGQKCWVTGWGNIRSKEGRQNSDILQKLEVPIISTKKCNSLYRQDSRQPRASREIKEDMLCAGFAAGQRDACQGDSGGPLACRMEDFWFIAGVVSWGDGCAQKNRPGVYARVAYYQKWIHSQIPELRDTHWSRVNNNSISDSASAGSFSFISLFAATIVLLLLSQQTF from the exons ATGAGGAAAACGAAGGAAGGAGACAAAGAAATCTGCAGTGGTGTTATGGGCCACCACCAGCAAGGGCTAGGGAGAAGATTGCTGCTACTGGTCCTCCTGCAAATGATGACAA ATGTTGAACCAAGCTATGCCACCAGAG TTTGTAGAAAACAGGGATATCTGAACCGGATTGTAGGGGGTACCGATTCCCAGGATGGAGAGTGGCCTTGGCAAGTGAGCATCAAGTTGAATGGGGAACATCACTGTGGTGGTTCTCTTGTCACAGATCGGTGGATCATCACAGCCTCACATTGTTTTAGTTT GATCAACAATCCTTCCAATTTTACCGTACTAGTTGGAGCACTGAAGCTTTCAGACCCAGGGCCTCATTCAATCATAGCCTCCGTGAAGCGCATTATTCTCAATCCCACCTATGAAGGGGATTCAAGGATTGGAGACATTGCCCTTATCCAACTGGAGCTGCGACTGCCTCTCATCCAACAGATCAGCCCCATCTGTGTCCCCAATGCTAATATCCACTTCCACCCAGGACAGAAGTGTTGGGTCACTGGCTGGGGAAACATTCGAAGCAAAG AAGGACGGCAGAACTCTGATATATTACAAAAGCTAGAAGTTCCCATAATCAGCACAAAAAAATGCAACTCTCTCTACCGCCAGGACTCTAGACAGCCCAGGGCCTCAAGAGAAATTAAAGAAGATATGTTATGTGCTGGCTTTGCAGCTGGACAACGGGATGCTTGCCAG GGTGATTCAGGTGGCCCACTGGCCTGCCGGATGGAAGATTTTTGGTTTATTGCAGGAGTAGTGAGCTGGGGAGATGGATGCGCCCAGAAGAATCGTCCTGGAGTTTATGCAAGAGTAGCGTACTACCAGAAATGGATCCACAGTCAAATACCAGAGCTCAGAGACACCCATTGGTCAAGGGTAAACAACAATAGTATCAGTGACAGTGCCTCTGCTGGCAGTTTCAGTTTCATCTCCCTCTTTGCTGCCACTATTGTTTTGCTGCTATTATCTCAGcagactttttaa